A segment of the Elaeis guineensis isolate ETL-2024a chromosome 6, EG11, whole genome shotgun sequence genome:
GAGGGCATCATGGATGGTGAGAAATTTTGAAAGATGATTCTGGGGTTGATTATCAAAAATAATGACTATAATCAAGATAGAGTGTGGAAGAGAAGTAAAGCAAATCAAGGATATTTTCCCCCTtctgatttaaattttgatgtggaATGGGGATGAACCAGCACTAACATTTTCAACCGTATGGATCATTTGAATAGATTCATGTCATTTCAATATGGGAGTGGGTCCTTCAAAATGATGAAACAATATCCTTAGCTAAGAGCTAGCATCCTCTCAAATTTAATATATGAAGGGGGTATTTGGTTCACAActggaatcaaaatcggaatgaaaACTGGAATGGATTGAAATCGAAATAGTCAAATCCCCTGAAATGATtagttcgtgatcggaatcgaaatcggaatggaaataaaaatttgaatctttagAAAAGGGCAGAaattgagttttagatagattaAGTCATTCCCATTCTGCCTTGGAATTGAAATCGCAATGGGATTCTTCTCAACTAAATGATTGAAATGAGAATTATTAATTTTCATTCTGATTCCATACCCCATGATTGAAATGAGAATTATTCATTTTCATTCCGATTTCAGACCCCAACTCCCCCTAACCAAACATCTCCGAAATATTATTGGAGGCATATATAGAAGAAACCTAGAGATGGTTAGTTTAGCAccatgaaatctaaaaaattCCAAATTTGATAGAGATGCCAAGGCATGCAAAGAGATATCTGATAGGAAATCACTGTTTAGATATAAAGAGTTCAATCCCCTCGAGAATCCCAAGGGATGGATTGTTTTATCTCTTACTTTTGTCTTTTTTAAGTTTAGACTTTCCCAGTGACTAAGATTTTGAAACATGCTTAGTgagtatttttttatctaaatcatCCCAGTAAGCAAAACCTGGCATTCCAAATTAAAATGCATGATGCATGATAATATTAAAATTCCATGTATGGCGAGCTTGGTATTGCTAAGATTCAAAGATCTTCTAACATTCGCAACTTGCTTGATTAAATTATCAGACATTCTACTGAAGCTGAGATCCAAATGCTCAAATCCTTTCATTTTGATCACAAAGTGGAAGTTGCAAATGGACGAACCAGATATAACAAGGAATATCATACGGTTTACTTCCACATTGCAAAATGCTTCATCAACATCATCAATATTAGCTCTAGATAGAAGAAGCTTTGATAAAGGAGTATTAGCTCTGTAGTCTCCATAAAATATAGAATGAATGGTCCTCCTCAGCATCCGTGTTGGAAGTGCTCCATGGGCGTCTCCACATCGATCTCGAAATACCCCCTGCCGCCCCAAGCTACCATCGCCAGCTCTCATGCACCGGTCCTActgttttttttctctctttagcaAAGGATGGGAAATGGTGAGGCAATCTTTTCCAACTTATTACATGAGGGAGGCCTGAATAGATTAGTAGTTAAATAATAATGATAACTAACGGAAGGAAGGGAGGGAATGGTTTATAAGAAGAGGAGTGGAGAATCTGtgtagtgagagagagagagagagagagagagagagagagagagagttgttgTTGAATGGAAAGGAAGGGGAATATAAAAAGACCTGTATATATAACGGAGCATAACAGaagctgacagatccgaactcagATGGCTTAAAGTGCTATTTTTTGAACCACAAATAATTAAGTGAAATCAGactttatctcatggattatatatatatatatatatatatatatatatatatatatatatatatatatatatatatatatatatatatatatatattattagatatatatatatatatatatatatattattaagctCTTAATGTTCTCGGCCAGTTATATTTTGTTTTGACTGTTGCAGAGTTGTTGGGATTTCACATGAAGAGGTAATTATCTTCTTCTGTGGTGTGCTGAGGCCCATATAAAGACACACTCGCTTCGGACGGAGGAGGAACAAGATCACCCATCTCATTTCTAGAACGCCTCTAAGGTGGGTTGGGGAACTCCTGCTTCAGTGCAGCAATGGTGCTCTTGGGTTGGGTACTTGGGTTGGCACTGGGTTTCTTGGTTGTCTGCAGTGGCTTGTTGAGATGGAATAAGGTGAGGTATAGGAAGAAGGGCCTCCCTCCAGGGACTATGGGATGGCCACTTTTTGGGGAGACAACAGAGTTTCTGAAGCAAGGACCCAGCTTCATGAGGAACCAGAGACTTAGGTGAGCTTAGAGAAGAGTGGTCCTTTGGACTTACTCTTCCTTTGGAAATTTTGAGATGCTAAGACAAGAAAGTCCTCATTGTAGGAACTATAGTTTTCTTTATCAAtgcatgagttttttttttttcttttccatgcaTGAGGTTTTGAACTCTTTTATCAATAATTTATGGCTTGAAAGTAGGTTATTCCTGAATGTGATTTTACTTCAGGAGGGGATAAAAAACCTTTGGGTATTGAATGATAAATCCCTTTTAATATTTTCCTTTTACGGAAAACATAATGGACTGTCTCATGATACATAGTTGCAAATAAGATgcaacagattttttttttcttcctctgttctTCAGAAAGTCTGATATTTGGAAATGATGGCTTTTAGTTGGTGTTCCTTGTCACTCAACAATGATTTATATGACCCTCCAAAAGGGAAGATAATTTTTATCCGATATGAAACATCTGCATGATTTAAAAGGTGGATTTTCTGAATTCAGTGGCTTTTACTGGAAAGTGGTATGTCTTACTTAAGCCTTTTCTTTAACTCCATTTCCAAGATTCATGTCTGCTAAAAGGAATTCTCTCCACTGTTTTACCTGGTTCTGCAAGTACTTGCTATTTGATATTACATCACTGTCCTTTTTGCATTTCCTTAGCTATTTTGGTCTACTTCTTTTAGCCACTGAAATGCTTCGTTTGGGTCTACTTCTCCAGCCTTAGCATTTGTCACTGCTTTTTTCACATTCATAAAAGGTTCTCTGTTTAGCTACTTCAAAATGATTCCAGGAATAAATTGTCAGTATGATGATTCTCAtatatttacaaatttttttttgaggagtCATATACTAGCAATTTCTAAGGTGGAAGCTATGCATACTAAATATCAGTGGAGTATTTATTTTCTGGTTTACAGACAAGTAAAATATGCTCAACTTTTAAAAGTTTAGAGGATAAGTTTTGGGTAGTTGCtgttaaacatgattttcttttgcCTTCGTACTTTCTCACACTTAAGTTCTTTTCTTAATGAATTTTACAGGTATGGGAGTTTGTTTAAGTCACATATATTGGGATGTCCTACAGTGGTATGCATGGATCCAGAGCTCAATAGATTCATTCTCATGAATGAAGGGAAGGGCTTTGTTCCTGGCTATCCACAATCCATGCTGGATATATTGGGAAAATGTAACATTGCAGCTATACATGGTTCCCTCCATAAGGCTATGAGAAGTGCCATGCTTGGTCTCATCAATTCCTCAGTGATCAGAGACCAACTCTTTCCCAAGATTGATGAGTTCATGAGATCTCACCTCTGCAGTTGGAATGGGAAAGTCATTGATATCCAAGAGAAAACCAAGGAGGTTTGTAGAATTACCATACAAAAAACTCTAATCTTCATGTTTAGTGTTCTATTCTCCAATAGTTATTGTCTTCAATACCCAAGCAGCTCCTACTTTGGGAAAAATAACCATGCAAGTTTTCAGAGCAGTCCCAGCCTCTTGTTGATTTTAACTACAAAGTCTGGGAAAGTAATGACTAGAACTTAAGCTCAGGAAACTtatttataattctttttttttctttttagggcTACAGATTTCCCTTTCAGAATTTATTAACCATTTAGTTCTTCATGTTCAGATGGCGCTTCTGTCAGCCCTGAAGCAAATAGCTAGCATTGAAAATGGTCCACTTTCTGAAGCTCTAAAAACTGAGATCTTCCAACTTGTTCTTGGTACCCTTTCCTTGCCTATCAAACTTCCAGGCACAAATTACCACCGCGCATTCCAGGTAAGTCCAAATATTCTTGCCATCTTTACCATCTCTTACAATTTATAGGATTTTGGTTTTTTGATGACATACTCCTGCTGCAGGCAAGGAAGAAACTAGTAGGCATCTTGAGAGAGATTATTGGGGAGAGAAGGGCTTCTCAGTGCTCTTACAATGACATGCTTGATTCCCTCCTAAAGAATGATGACACCACAAAAGTAAAACTCACTGATGAGCAAATTGTTGATCTGATCATCGCTCTTGTCTATTCGGGCTATGAAACTGTTTCAACAACTTCGATGATGGCTGTCAAATATCTCCATGATCATCCAAGAGCTCTTGAGGAACTAAGGGTACAAACAATGCTATTATATTAATTGAATTAAGCTTGTAACCAAATTTTTATATAGTTTAAATATCCCATATTTGTTGTTCCTTATCAATTGATTTTTTTCTCGCAGAATGAACATTTGAAAATCCGAAAAGGGAAGTCAGCAGAGGATGCAATAGATTGGAATGATTACAAGTCCTTGAGTTTCACTCGAGCAGTAAGTCGATCACTCCAGCAGCGAGTTTCAGTGAGTTTTCCTGCTAATCTGAAACATTTCCAGTAAAACATTTTAATAGAAAACTGCTGTTCTTGTTATAGGTAATTTTTGAAACTCTAAGGATTGCCACAGTTGTTAATGGGGTGCTCAGGAAAACAACCCAAGATGTGGAAATGAAAGGTGGGTTCAGAAAAATGGGAACATATTTTGCTTGGTTCTCATCAATCCTATGCTAACTATCCTCTTGTTGTCTCTGGAACCTAAAAAAAGTTGGATCCTTAATGTTTGATATGTGTTGTGTTTTCTTCAGGATTTGTTATTCCAAAAGGGTGGAGAATTTATGTTTACACAAGGGAGATCAATTATGACCCATTTTTGTATCCTGAACCTTTAAACTTCAATCCATGGAGATGGCTGGTGAGCAAGCATGAAGCTAAAACATGCTTTAATTCAAGTACAGCATGCCTCCTTCTGATTTAATGCAAACTTTGATCTCTAATCCACAAACCCTTTCATTAAATACAGGAGAAGAACCTGGAGTCACACCAGCATTTTATGATGTTTGGTGGAGGAGGTAGGCTGTGCCCAGGGAAAGAATTAGGGACAGCAGAAATCGCAACATTTCTTCACTACTTTATAACTAGATACAGGTCTGTCTATGTCTCTGGTATTTGATCTTCCATAGTGTTCTTTTTTGTTGtgttttcagttttttttttttgagataaaggtcattaaaaaaaaaaaaactcatgaaaTTTTATAATGAACATTATCTCACACATCAGGGATTTTGGACTGAATGTATGGTTGCATGGTTTTTGCTGCTTGTCTTATATAGTTCATGCAGCTGGAGTTGAATGACTAAAGTAACAGAGCACCTTTGATCTTTGGTATGGGTTTCACTAAAATCCTCTACAAAGTAATTCTGATTGTTCTTCAAATATTTCTGTTGCAGATGGGAAGAAGTTGGAGGAGATAAAATCCTGAAATTTCCAAGAGTTGAAGCTCCCAATGGACTCCATATCCGAGTTTGGGACTATTGAAACTAGTATTGTATACAGATATAGATAGGTTCACTAACAAATCATCAAAGAGAAGTGTTTGTTTTCTATTGTTGAACAGTGAGAAATTAGAAATATTATTAGTCATCAAAGAGTATGCATTGCATCTGTCAAAAGTTTGCCTGTAAACAGAGGTGTGATGAGTACCTAGGTATAGAAGGGTCATAGATATGTAGGCCTACTAACAACTGATCAAAGGAAAAGTGCTTTTCTTTAGTTGGTGTTCTAATTGGAAAGCATTATTCTCTCATTGCACATTTTTGAgcttgatttaattttgaattttcttGTAATCCTATGTTTTCAAGGAAAGGAttaatacctaattatttatgcACCATGTGGGCAACCTTAGCCACTTTTGCCAATCCAGGATCCAGGTAACATACCACTGAATCATATTCTTTCTGGCTTGTTTTAGACATATGATTACTAAAGGGAATTAATGTTTAAGGTATTTGAGATATAGAATTTCAGCACTATTCAAGTGTATAAAAATTAATGTGTTCATGAAAAATCTTTGATCAGAGATAGCCATCAATCCAGTAAATTCATACTAGACATTACAATGAACAACATACTACGAACCAGCGGGTCACATTGATAACAAGTTATTCTCAATCCAACTCCTAAAGAAATGGATACTTCGACTACTCGTATATATTTAGCACTCCCAAAAGCAATTCATTTTGTCAGAAAAATTTGAAAGCTGGGGATCAAAAAAGTTTGTAAGAACACCATATCTGGAGAACTGCATGATTTGTTGCATATGTTCCAACAAATAGGCCACAAAAGTATGCAGAAGGGGAGCTGCACCAGGTTCACCAACATTTAGACAAACGATATCCACACACAATTTTCGTTAATCTCAGCAAACAACTCCAAAATTCTTACAGATTTAAGTGGCATCAGCATGTCTTTCTATGTTCTCAATGGTATGAAGTTTGTAAAAGAGAAGACAAGAAGGGAAAACTCTGGTGATTTGAGCCCACTAGAATAAGGTGGCAGAATAGACAGCCAAGTTTTGGCCTTCTGGGTGTTCATAATGGGTGTTCAAGCACCAGGCCAGATCCATTAGAAAATATCCTTTGCTGCTTCAGACCAACCAACATGGCGTTTTCAGTTATGGACAGGTTCTAATAGTTGACATATGTTACTTGGCATGGCCTTAGCCTTGCTAAACAACATCATTAGCTTGTTtggggagaaagagaggagaggttTCAACAACTGCAAATTACTCATAATCGGATACTTAGAGATGCATCATCCGAAACTCGAACTTAGAACCTCTCCTTCTTAGGAGAAGAGGAGTGATTGAGTGCACAAATTATGAGCATGTTTTGGGAAGTGGCTTCTGCTATGGTGCTTCCTCATCTTCCTGAGCAACAAGACCATGGATTATATCTCTGTGAGCAATGATCATGGATTATAACTGAACTCTAGTTCTTATATCGGTGATTTCTAAGTAAGGATGAAAGTAGTATGGATAATATCCATTCAGATTCGTTTTTATATCCGAATCAATTCAGATATGGACAGAATTTTAAGGATCCAACTAACATTCATATCCGTGTCCATaaccgtcaaaaaaaaaaaaatatggatttggatagacaactatccaatCTACATCCGAATATCTAAATTTACCTGTcactttatataattttatataatatttattaacttttaagagaaaaatataacaatgtaaatatgctattaacttgatttttcatctatttaataatatttttttctataattataaaatttaattatccatcTCACATccgtaattatatccatattttcagtattcgaattatatccatatccatttaaaacaatatagatataaatttttgtatttgaataatattcatatttgtattataaatatggatatggatagctGGTATCCGATTTGGTTTCAACCCTATTTCCAAGTCTATCAGAATTTAATGCCGGCTTAGACCAAACACAAACATTTGGACCATGCTCAAGCCTAGTTTAAGTCCTTCTGGCACCCTTGAGCCGCGAGTGAGGGTGGTTGGACTCATCCACTCACAAAGCATGAGGAACCAAGAGGGGAAGAAGGTCATTGTACActaaatttatgtacatatatgttTGCTCAATTGGTTTGAATCTAGTGTACTTCAGTTCTAATCATTGATGCCAACAAGATAGTATACTTGTGGGATGATTACAAATGATTTACGATCTTAAAAAGTTAGCACCAACATTTtaaacatacacacatacatacacatatctgTGTATACTCACGGAGCCTGTATTTATTTGGCCCAAGCTAGTTATAGTGAGGATCTCCTAACAGCCCTCCTGCGTCCAAGTAGGCCAATTTCCAGCCCTTCAATGCCGCCATTATGATAAAACTAGTAGATCCCAGCAAGTCCACATGACGGACGCTTctaaattcttttattttttctaagagAAGCTACCTGTGATCGTGGGGAAGATCTCGGAGTAACAGGATAAAACGTCCATAggaagatataaatatatatatatatgtagataaatatataaaaaatatttaatttgtgatcaagatcgaaataaaaatttaaatttatataaaaaaataaaaattaaatttaaaataaattgaatcatttttatttattttaaaattaaaattaaaatataatttttttatcaaataattaaaataaaagccatccattttaatttttatttcagacCTCCATCCCTCTTAATCAAGCACTCCTGACGTCTAAGTAAATAATAGGATCGGAGAAGTAGAGATTACCCTGGGAGTAGACACGTGACTGTCCCTTTCATAGCCAGGACTTTTTCTTCTTaagcaaattttaatttttgaaaagacgtgccattcaaaataaaaaatattgaaagtCGTGCCCGAGTCCCACTACAACAAGAATAAATAGAAAACTATAAACaaaagagaaattaaaaaaaggaaACCTGGTAGAAGGGGCAACAATATGGCAATTCTAGTTGGACACTATTTTGCGATCATATTTTTGTCCTTCGGAGATGCATGTATTGCACGTGCCAGTACAAGTTGTTGCTAACTGAAGAATGCTAAGAAAATGTTTCATCACCCATTCGTCTTTGATGCCAATGTGGAGCCATTTGCACGaacttcaatcaaaaaaaaaaaaaatcttcgtgAACCAATCCAATCATTGTGAATTGCACTAATTCTTTGTATCATATTGCACATGAAAGCTTAGGGGGCAAGGGAGTCTTGTGGACTAGGATGGTACtcagatcagatcagatataAGTAGATCGGATCAGACATAGAttgattcaaaatattttgaatggATCAGATTTTAAAACTCAAATTTGACCTACTTAATAAATGGGTTATCCGGTCCAACCTATTTACTACCTATTGATaataatctattaaaaaaaatcaaacagaCCAACTAGACccatttaaaagaaaaataaaaatctgagaggGCTCTGTCCCGTCGGATCTTCGTCAGATCGCCCTCCTCCCACTCTATCCGACTTCCGTGCAGTCGACTGCTTCCACTTTGCCCAATCACCATACTGTCGACTGTCTCCAGCTCCATTCGATTGGAAGCCCTCACCTCCAGCTCCGTCAGTGGCCTAACCGGAATCCTAGATGCATCCAGCTCCGCCCGCGATTTGACCGAAAGCCATCACCTCTAGCTCCACCCGCGGCCTGACCCTTAACGCGCCCTCCTAACCCTAGATCCCTCCCCCCTCCCCAATCGGCTCCACCTTCTCGGTCGTCTCCATCAGTCCCTCACCCTCTTCGACTGGTTCTTCCTCCACCGCCACCTCTCCCTCTGATTCCCTGCCTCCTCAACCGGTCCTTCCTCTACCGCGACCGTCGGTGTTTTCAGACTGGCCTGGTGTCCGTGCGGTTGTGCCCTGCACAAAACCCCCCATCAGCGAACTCTTGGAGGGGATGAGAAAACCCCAGTAGCTGTGGTCTTGGCCTCCATGGTCTTCATCTTTGGCAAGCCTTTGACGGtgtgaagaaagaaagaggagggccaaggggaagagaaaaaaaatgcagGGCTGCAGGATGGGAACAGAAAATCAAGGGTAGCGTGGCACGTTATCGATGGGATGCAAGTATTTCATATGGATACGGTCCAATTTCCCACACACGGGCCGGCGAATTCGAAAAAAAGTAGTGCGCTCCATGTTGTAGAGGCTTTAAACAGATTATGTTACACGGGTTAAACGAGTTATGTTACAATCTGATCTAATTCAActcaatctatttattaaatgggttaaacaggtcagCTGTCTAAAATCTGAATCCGATTCGattattaaataagttaaacaggtCAATCTGTTTACGATCCGAACCCATTTAATCTAAATTCAAACATGTTTAAGACGGATCGAATGCGAATCGGATCGATTTTTGCCACCCCTAATGTGGATTAGAAATATcattatttgattaaaaaatatccTATCTCTTTATTCTAGAAAGAGATGCAATGGATCGGATAAATCATTACTTTTATCTGCTTCTTATCTATCTTGAAATGAGGAGTAGATAAGCCTTATATGTTGGAACGAGatagataaaattagataaatCATATCAAGATAAGAATTATTTCTCTTATATAAATTTTTGTTTTTTCTGTTATGGTTTTAATAATATGGAGGACGTCAATAATCCCATATTGGTTGTGAGTCAAAAAAAACTTGTacttataaagagaaaaaaatctttttcatgcgAGAAattttttaaaggataaaatcgtgaggTCTATGGATTCAAGCGGATAATAttatggttctaataatgtgtCAAGGGAGACTCACTtttataagaaatttttttttttctgcataaGATATCTTGAGATCCATAATTCAGAAcagacaatacctcacatgaGTCCTTATTCGCaacattctaaaaaaaaaaatcgggtGAGCCCTTATCCGCaacattctcaaaaaaaaaaaaaaaatttatgcagaGTTATATATCTACTAGTTAGATTCAAGATGTATTTTATCATTATCCATATTCACTCCGGTTCTGTTGTGGATCGTATCAAGCCAGGTATCGGACGAAGCAAACTTCCACCCCTAATTTTGAATCTCACATTTGGTGTTTCAAATTTCGACTTGTGCAGCTCAATGATTGCAATAGTTTTGTGGCTGGCAATTCAGCCGGTGCGTTACCACGTGACAAAATGCAAGGACTTGGACTCTGGAGGGTGGTGGCGCGATGCAAGAAAAGGAGATGGTGGAAATCGATCCGTATAatccatgtttttttttttgatagaaagaagcaatattatattaattaattgacACCAGATATGAATGTGGGATACAACCACGGATGCAGCCAAAACAAAAATGTACGAGCGAGGGTACAATCCATGTTTTAATGAACTGGTTTGGTCTCACTAAGCTTTCAGTCTCATCAGCTAATTACTTGGCTGATGGCATTTAGTGGTGGGTGAGGCCCATTATACCCAGATAGAATGTTTTCAGCATCAATTACAGCTTCTTCCCTCAAATTGAATGTGCGATAAAAATTAAAACTCTTGCACCAAGAACCAGATGCAATTCCTCAACCAGGTTTTGAGAGCTGTGAATTACTTACCTTGTCCTTGAACTAGGTTTTAATGGCTATAGATCTCTCTTCTTGTGATGCCCAACCAGTGTCCCCATGCTTTCTATTAATTAACGAGAAAGAGAGCATATTCTCGTTTTGTGCAGCTACCAAGATTTCAAGGCTTGTGGTGTGCATTGAAACTCCAGCTGGCTGCTAACCTAGCGGTGGCACCGCTGGCATATGAAGCTGGAACGAGAAAATGAGAGAAATGATGGCAATAGAATAGAAAGGCATTGAATATAAAGACAATGTGTCACAAATTCATGCATTGCACCTAACTTTTGACGTTTTAACAACTCCATTTGTCCACACTGCTGCCCCATGGCGTGCATGTTGGCAACGTGGTGGCAATCAAGAAAAACTTACTGAAAATTTTGAACCAATCAACAGGAAATCACCGTATCATTTATTGTTGAAAAAAGATACACTATTTTTTAAGTtcgattgaaaattttgaatgaaaaaaaaaaattcactgaTCGGTCAGCTAGCAACTTTCGCtgttttaaatagaaaaaaa
Coding sequences within it:
- the LOC105046675 gene encoding cytochrome P450 85A1 codes for the protein MVLLGWVLGLALGFLVVCSGLLRWNKVRYRKKGLPPGTMGWPLFGETTEFLKQGPSFMRNQRLRYGSLFKSHILGCPTVVCMDPELNRFILMNEGKGFVPGYPQSMLDILGKCNIAAIHGSLHKAMRSAMLGLINSSVIRDQLFPKIDEFMRSHLCSWNGKVIDIQEKTKEMALLSALKQIASIENGPLSEALKTEIFQLVLGTLSLPIKLPGTNYHRAFQARKKLVGILREIIGERRASQCSYNDMLDSLLKNDDTTKVKLTDEQIVDLIIALVYSGYETVSTTSMMAVKYLHDHPRALEELRNEHLKIRKGKSAEDAIDWNDYKSLSFTRAVIFETLRIATVVNGVLRKTTQDVEMKGFVIPKGWRIYVYTREINYDPFLYPEPLNFNPWRWLEKNLESHQHFMMFGGGGRLCPGKELGTAEIATFLHYFITRYRWEEVGGDKILKFPRVEAPNGLHIRVWDY